The DNA segment ACCTCCGTCCTGTCGCGCGTGCATGGGGGAGCGGCCGACAGCCCTGTCCAGTAGCGCCTGGGCCGGCTCGAAGGACGGGTGGCGGGGCGCCGTCTCGTCCAGGTGCGGTTTTCGGTAGGGCCGCTCGCGTCGAGCGTTGCGCACGGCGTCCACCGGGTGCAAGGGCAGTCGCTGGCCATCCACCTCCACCCAGGGCGCCGCGTCAGTGTCCGCCAGGGTGCGGCAGATGAAGACGAGGCGGCCAGCCAGGTGGCCTGCGTCCACCTCATAGTCCACTCCGTCCAGTGCCACGGTGGTATCGCGGCGCACTCGCCGACGGATGCGCACGGTGAGCGCCTCGGCGAGCGCCTTCTCGTCCAGGCTGTCCGGCGCGCTCGGGTGGGCCCGGAAGACGGACGCGGGAGTGCGGCCGACGAGACTTGCGTGCGCGGCGTCGTGGTAGTGCGCGTCGAGGAAGGCCCACAGCCGGACATTGACGTCGTGCAGGCTCGCCACCGGCCCCAGGAAGTCCAGGCAGCCCTCGCGCAGCGTGCGCCAGAAGCGCTCCATCTTTCCGCGCGCGGGGGCGTCGTAGGGCCTGGCGTGCAAGAGGCTGATACCCAGGCGCGCGCACGCGGTGGCCAGGGTGTCGCCGCGATAGGTGGCGCCATTGTCCAGATAGAGCGCGTCGGGTTTGCCCTGGCGGCGCAGCGCGCGCACGAAGAGCCCCAGCATGTCCACCTCCCGCTCCGAGTGGTGGGCCTCCAGGGCCACGACGTAGCGGCTGGCATCGTCCAAGAGGGCATGTACGCGCAGGGGGCGGGCCTTGCCGCCCACCTCGAGCACGGGGCCGTGGCAGACATCCCCATGCCAGAGCGCCATGGGCCGCTCCGCCTGCCACCGCAGGCGCGTGCGGCTC comes from the Myxococcus stipitatus genome and includes:
- a CDS encoding DDE-type integrase/transposase/recombinase, with amino-acid sequence QLAAALAQLSAQRFRPPGADATRRFSVPTLERWYYAFRKRGLVGLTPQPRRDKGRAQQVPRPLRQLLCDIRREHPSASVPLILRTLVADGRMQEGAVSASTVRRLFHQEGLDRVALRDCAGSRTRLRWQAERPMALWHGDVCHGPVLEVGGKARPLRVHALLDDASRYVVALEAHHSEREVDMLGLFVRALRRQGKPDALYLDNGATYRGDTLATACARLGISLLHARPYDAPARGKMERFWRTLREGCLDFLGPVASLHDVNVRLWAFLDAHYHDAAHASLVGRTPASVFRAHPSAPDSLDEKALAEALTVRIRRRVRRDTTVALDGVDYEVDAGHLAGRLVFICRTLADTDAAPWVEVDGQRLPLHPVDAVRNARRERPYRKPHLDETAPRHPSFEPAQALLDRAVGRSPMHARQDGGDE